A window of the Bradyrhizobium ottawaense genome harbors these coding sequences:
- a CDS encoding porin, with protein sequence MNMIKSLVLSSGAILTGVVGASAADLPVKAKAVEYVRVCSLYGAGFYYMPGTDTCIKLGGYLRIDNNFNGSTLGQPAYNGDLGQGNRYRDYYVGRSRMALTVDTRTATEYGVVRTFGQGDFQFDMFGGPTTNPAVLAAPGTSAAQLYTVGGGYVGVEMVFIQFAGFTFGKSASAYATPWHGYPGNNSSFLMGGHDTVTGVNNIQYTAQFDKGVSATIGLDDPTVFNRTALWNLSLGVGSTGAGTNAYGGTHVPDIVGNIRIDQAWGMFQISAAAHLVNGSYNTLGAGGVPTVLSEISGHPDDKWGGSVMAALQIKNLPTGAGDDIKIDASYAKGDTKNIISTSGGSPSFAMFGGSGFGYRSVGFGNTSDGVYLPGAFGTGGIVLTNAWGIRGAFNHNWDPYWSSGFWAGYSSVRYDGGTNDNIRGLGTTTAKGAYCAAFAATFAGQAAAGNSVGSYTCNPDYSITQVGVVTRWTPVKGLAFSAEVGTFFLGQKMSGSSMFTATAPRPTALYEFKNQSTTYLNVRVHRDF encoded by the coding sequence ATGAATATGATTAAGAGCCTTGTCCTCAGCTCGGGGGCGATACTTACGGGGGTAGTCGGAGCAAGTGCAGCTGATCTTCCGGTCAAGGCCAAAGCAGTCGAGTACGTGAGGGTCTGCTCGCTGTATGGTGCCGGCTTCTACTATATGCCCGGCACCGACACTTGCATCAAGTTGGGTGGATATCTACGCATCGATAACAACTTCAACGGCAGTACGCTCGGCCAACCTGCTTACAATGGCGATTTGGGCCAAGGCAATCGCTATCGCGATTACTACGTCGGCCGTTCTCGCATGGCGTTGACGGTTGATACCCGTACCGCGACAGAATACGGCGTGGTTCGTACCTTTGGTCAGGGCGACTTCCAATTCGACATGTTCGGTGGTCCGACAACGAACCCAGCAGTTCTCGCCGCCCCGGGAACTTCAGCTGCCCAGCTTTATACGGTAGGTGGCGGCTATGTCGGTGTTGAAATGGTGTTCATCCAGTTCGCCGGCTTCACCTTCGGAAAGTCTGCCTCGGCCTATGCGACGCCTTGGCACGGTTATCCGGGCAATAACTCGTCGTTTCTGATGGGGGGCCATGACACCGTCACCGGCGTGAACAATATTCAGTACACGGCTCAGTTTGACAAAGGCGTGTCTGCCACCATCGGTCTCGACGACCCCACCGTGTTCAACCGCACGGCGCTCTGGAATCTCAGTCTCGGCGTCGGTTCTACTGGTGCAGGCACGAACGCCTACGGCGGCACGCATGTCCCCGATATTGTCGGTAACATTCGCATCGATCAGGCCTGGGGCATGTTCCAGATTTCAGCCGCGGCGCATCTCGTGAATGGCTCCTACAACACGCTGGGTGCCGGTGGTGTCCCGACCGTCTTGTCTGAAATCAGTGGTCATCCCGACGACAAATGGGGCGGCTCGGTGATGGCTGCCCTGCAGATCAAAAACCTACCAACTGGTGCCGGCGATGACATCAAGATCGACGCGAGCTACGCAAAAGGTGACACGAAGAATATTATCTCTACGAGCGGAGGTTCGCCAAGTTTTGCGATGTTCGGCGGTAGTGGTTTTGGCTACCGCAGTGTTGGCTTCGGTAATACTAGCGACGGGGTCTACCTTCCTGGTGCGTTTGGTACGGGTGGAATCGTCCTGACCAATGCTTGGGGTATTCGCGGCGCTTTCAACCACAACTGGGATCCATACTGGTCGAGCGGATTCTGGGCAGGCTACTCCTCTGTCCGTTATGATGGTGGCACCAACGATAACATCCGTGGCCTGGGAACGACCACCGCTAAGGGAGCATACTGTGCGGCCTTCGCGGCAACTTTCGCGGGGCAGGCCGCCGCTGGAAACTCTGTTGGTAGCTACACCTGTAACCCTGACTACAGTATCACGCAGGTCGGTGTGGTAACCCGTTGGACGCCCGTCAAGGGCCTAGCGTTCTCCGCTGAAGTGGGCACGTTCTTCCTTGGCCAGAAGATGTCGGGCAGCTCGATGTTCACTGCGACTGCTCCAAGACCGACGGCTCTGTATGAGTTTAAGAATCAGAGCACGACGTACTTAAACGTTCGCGTTCATCGCGACTTCTGA
- a CDS encoding VOC family protein codes for MPESAPQFVWDHLHIFTSDAEETARWFAGVLGAEIVRSPVRIEVRFGALRIFVDESLEGNVTNPPAVPSRRGLDHFGLLVKDIDFVASQLKAKGVKFTKEPQTARPGVRMCFIEGPQGISIELIERDTKYKL; via the coding sequence ATGCCGGAATCCGCGCCACAATTCGTCTGGGACCACCTTCACATCTTCACGTCAGATGCGGAGGAAACTGCTCGCTGGTTTGCCGGCGTTCTCGGAGCGGAAATAGTGAGATCGCCTGTGCGGATAGAGGTGAGGTTTGGGGCCCTCAGAATTTTCGTGGATGAGTCGTTAGAAGGTAACGTGACCAATCCTCCAGCGGTCCCGTCGCGTCGCGGGTTGGATCATTTTGGCTTATTGGTGAAAGATATAGATTTCGTCGCCTCCCAGTTGAAAGCGAAAGGTGTCAAATTCACAAAAGAGCCGCAAACAGCCCGACCCGGCGTTCGCATGTGTTTCATCGAGGGTCCGCAAGGCATTTCCATCGAACTAATCGAGCGCGATACGAAGTACAAATTATGA